Part of the Marinobacterium rhizophilum genome is shown below.
CCGGAGGGGTTGTTGGTACCCTGATGAGCAACTACGGGCTTGAGCTGGCGTTGCAGCGCGCCGAAATACCCTTCGTGCGTGCCAAGGTGGGTGACCGCTACGTGCTGGAAGAGCTGGACCGCAGAGACTGGTTCCTCGGCGCCGAGAATTCCGGTCACGTGGTCTGCCGCCATTTGACCAGCACCGGTGATGGTATCGTGGCCGGGCTACAGGTGCTCAAGGCCATGGTGGAAAGTGGTGAAACGCTGGCACAGCTCAAGGCCGGGATGAGCAAGTTGCCGCAGGAGATGATCAACGTGCGGGTCGCCAGGCGAGTGGATATTGACGGCGTTGCCGCAATCGATGCTGCCGTAGCGCGGACCGAGGCCGAGCTGGGTAGCTCTGGCCGGGTACTGTTGCGCCCGTCCGGCACTGAACCTGTGGTGCGCGTCATGATTGAAGGTGAGGATGGAGCGCTTGTGGCACGGCTCTGTCGCGAACTCGCGGATGATGTTGAAAAAGCCTTGCAGGCGCTTGTATCTTAAAGTCGCCTCAGTTAATATTTGCGCCTCTTTCGAGAGGGGATACCGATGCGTAAGAGTATCGTGGCTGGAAACTGGAAGATGAACGGCAACCTGGCAGCCAATGCTGAACTGGTTACAGGCCTTCTGAGTACGCAATCCGGCAACGATAATATCGATGTATTGGTTTGCCCGCCTGCGGTGTATATCCCGCAGGTCGCAGCGCTGCTGCAGGGCACTCGTGTTGCCCTGGGGGCGCAAAATGCCTCCGCTTTCGAAAAGGGTGCATATACCGGCGATATTTCGCTATCCATGCTTGCCGAGTTCGATGTCCAGTATGTAATTCTGGGGCATTCCGAGTGTCGCGCACTGTTTGGCGAAGATGACAGCCAGGTGGCCAGCAAGTTTCTCGCTGCTGTGGCAGCAGGTGTAACACCGATCGTCTGTATCGGTGAGACGCTGGAAGAGCGGCAGGCAGGGCAGACGCTGGATGTGGTCGCTCGGCAGCTCAGAGCGGTGCTTGACGTTGCCGATACGGTGGCGCTGGCAGGTACAGTTATCGCGTACGAGCCGGTCTGGGCCATCGGAACGGGTCTGACGGCAACGCCGGAGCAGGCGCAGGAAGTGCATCAGGCGTTGCGTGCGCTGATCGCCGAGTACGACGCCGCGGCCGCGCTCAAGGTTCGAATTTTGTACGGCGGCAGCGTCACTGCCGACAGTGCGGCGCAGCTATTTGCGCAGCCTGATATTGACGGTGGTCTGGTAGGTGGAGCCTCTCTGAAGGCAAAAGATTTTCTTGCGATCTGCAGTGCTGCTGCAGGCGCATCGGCAAATGGTTGATTAAATGGAAACTCTGGTTCTGGTTGCACACGTGCTGCTCGCCGCTGCGATTATCGCTCTGGTCTTGCTGCAGCAGGGTAAGGGTGCAGAAGCCGGTGCTGCCTTCGGTGGCGGCGCTTCCCAGACCGTATTCGGCAGTCAGGGTAACAGCAGTTTCCTGGGTCGGATGACCGCGGTTATGGCGGTGGGTCTGTTTGTGACCAGTTTTGTTTTGGCCGTGTTCGCAAAGGACAAGGCCGAAACGGTTGGCGATGCTGGTATTCCAGCGCCGGCCGTGATCGAGAGCAGTGCGGTTGAGCCGCAGCTGCCGGTACTTGAAAGTGCGCCTGAGCCTGCGGCTGATGCCGACGTGCCCAGCGCCGAGTAAGTACCAACCTGGTGTTGCCCAAGTGGTGGAATTGGTAGACACGCTATCTTGAGGGGGTAGTGTCCCTAGGACGTGCCGGTTCGAGTCCGGCCTTGGGCACCATATTGAAAGAAAGGCAGGAAGCGTGTATCATAGCGCACCTGTTTGTTGCGGGGTGGAGCAGTCTGGTAGCTCGTCGGGCTCATAACCCGAAGGTCATAGGTTCAAATCCTGTCCCCGCTACCACCTTATTCGTGTATCTTCGAAAAGGCCCCTCTTTAGGGGCTTTTTCGTAGGTAAATCAAGGCATTGGTGCCGCGATCAGCAATGGGTCCAACAGTGACCCATTTTTTGTTTCCGGCGTCCGTATCGGTGCTTGCCAACAAGAGGTTTGTCGGTGTCAGCAAAGCTGAAATTGCTACATGAATTGATCGAGCCGGGCGTAGCATCGCTCGGATTCGAGCTGTGGGGCATCGAATATCTTGCCCACGGTGTTCACAGTGTACTGCGCGTCTATATCGATGCCGAAAATGGCATTACCGTTGACGACTGCGCCAAGGTGAGTCATCAGATCAGCGGCGTGCTGGATGTTGAGGAACCGATCAGCGGCCAGTACAACCTGGAGGTTTCATCACCTGGGCTGGATCGTCCGCTGTTTACACTTGAACAATATGTTGCCTTTACCGGGCATAAGGTTGAAATACGTCTGCGTGTGCCGTTCGAAGGGCGTCGCAAGTTCAAGGGGCTGCTGAACGGCGTCGAAGGCGACGAAGTCCTGGTTATCGTAGATAAAGAAGAATATCTGTTGCCGATCGACTCCATCGATCGTGCGAACGTAGTTCCGCAGTTCTAAGGAACGCGAAGGCTTGAGCGAGGCAGTGGCATGAATAAAGAGATTCTACTGGTAGCAGAAGCAGTTTCGAACGAAAAGGATGTGCCCAAGCAGGTCATCTTCGAAGCGATCGAACTGGCACTGGCGACAGCAACCAAAAAGCGATACGACGAAGAGGCCGAAATCCGGGTTGAAATTGACCGGGTAACCGGCGATTACGATACTTTCCGTCGCTGGCTGGTTGTCAGCAATGAAGGTGTGGCGGCGCTTGGAACCGAGCTTACGCTACAGGAAGCCCATGAACTGGACACGAACCTGCAGCCGGGTGATACCTATGAAGAGGCGGTGGAATCGGTCAAGTTTGGCCGCATCGCCGCCCAGACCGCCAAACAGGTTATCGTGCAGAAGGTACGTGAAGCCGAGCGGGCCAAGGTCGTTGCCATGTATGAGGATCGCGTCGGCGAGCTGATTTCGGGCAGCGTCAAGAAGGTGACACGTGACAATGTTATTGTCGATCTGGGCAATAATGCTGAAGCGCTGCTGCCGCGCGAATTCCTTATCGGTCGGGAAACCTTCCGCATGGGTGATCGCGTCCGTGCGATTCTGAACGAAGTCCGGGCCGAAGGCCGTGGCCCGCAGCTGGTGCTGAGCCGCTCCTGTTCGGCGATGCTGATCGAGCTGTTCCGCATCGAAGTGCCGGAAATCGCCGAAGAGGTCATCGAGATTCGCGCCGCTGCGCGTGATCCGGGTTCGCGTGCCAAGATCGCCGTCAAAACCAATGACGGCCGTATCGACCCGGTGGGTGCCTGTGTCGGCATGCGCGGTGCGCGTGTTCAGGCGGTGTCCAATGAGCTTAATGGCGAGCGCGTCGATATCATTCTGTGGGACGACAATCCTGCGCAGTTGGTAATCAACGCCATGTCGCCAGCGGATGTGGCTTCTATCGTCATCGACGAAGAGACACATTCCATGGATGTGGCTGTCGCGCAGGAAATCCTGGCGATGGCCATTGGCCGTGGCGGCCAGAATGTGCGCCTGGCCAGTGAGCTGACCGGATGGACGCTGAACGTGATGACCGAAGAAGCGGCGGCTGAAAAGCAGGAATCGGAACTCGGCTCCATCATGGAAATCTTCACGCGACACCTGGATGTCGATGAAGACATGGCCGAAGTGCTGGTCGCTGAAGGCTTTACCTCCCTCGAAGAGGTGGCGTATGTGCCAGTCGACGAAATGCTTGAAATCGATGGCTTCGATGAGGACACGGTTGAAGAACTGCGTTCCCGAGCCAAGGATGCCCTGCTTAACCTGGCGATAGCCAGTGAAGAGGTGCTTGAAAACGCAGAGCCTGCGGCAGATTTGCTGGAAATGGAAGGTATGGATCGTCATACCGCCTTCCTGCTGGCGGCCAAGGGTGTGATCACGATGGAAGACCTGGCTGAACAGGCTGTCGAGGATCTGCTGGATGTCGAAGGCATCGATGAAGAGAAAGCCGCAGTACTGATCATGACCGCCCGGGCTCCCTGGTTTGCGGACGATGAGTCTGGGTCAACGGATTAGGAGAGAAAACCAATATGGCAGAAGTAACAGTACAGCAACTTGCCGATGTGGTTGGTGTTTCCGTCGAGCGTTTGCTCAAGCAAATGCAGGACGCAGGTATCAAAGGTAAGGCCGATGGGTCCAAGGTGTCCGAAGGCGAGCGTCAGGACCTGCTGACTTACCTCAAGCGCAGCCACGGTGAAAACGCCGAGTCTGGCGAGCCGAAGAAAATCACCCTCAAGCGCAAGACAACGTCGCAGTTGAAAGTCTCCGGTGCCTCCGGCAAGAAAAAGACGATCAACATCGAAGTGCGCAAGAAACGCACCTACGTCAAGCGTGCCGACGCTGAAGGCGAAGCGGCACCGGCAGAGCCGGTAGCAGAGCAGCCTGTGAGCGCAGCCGTTGAACAGGCCGCTGCGCCTGCTCCGGCTGCCGCTCCGGTTGCAGCGAAGCCTGAAACCGCGCCGTCCGCTGCCGCTGCAATCGACACCAAGTCGGTCAAGGCCGTTGAGGGTGAAGAACAGCTGGCACCGCCGGCCTCCAAGGCAGACCCCCGTGAAGAGGCTCTGCGCAAGGAGAAGAAAAAACAGCAGCAGCTGGCACGCCGTACCACGACGGATGACAAGAAACCGTCCCGTGGTGCCAAGTCTGCCCGCGGCACCGGTCGCGGCTTCGGCGGCGATGACCGTGACGGTCGTCGTGGTGGCAAGCTGAGCCGTGGTCCTGGCAAGGGCCGTGCACGCGGTGGCAAGCCTAACGTGCATGGTTTCAAGGAGCCGCAGGCACCCCAGGTGCATGAAGTGCAGCTGCCCGAGAGCCTGACCGTGGCGGAACTGGCCAAGAAGATGTCGGTCAAGGCGGCCGAGGTCATCAAGGTGATGTTCAAGATGGGCGCCATGGCGACCATCAACCAGGTGATCGACCAGGATACAGCGACGCTGATCGTGGAAGAGATGGGCCACGTTGCCAAGCCGATGCAGGAAAACGCGGTTGAGTCTGCGCTGATGGAAACCATCCAGCAGCAGCAGGGCGAGACCCAGGGCCGTGCGCCTGTGGTCACCGTCATGGGTCACGTTGACCACGGCAAGACCTCACTGCTCGATTACATCCGTACCACCAAGGTGGCCGCGGGCGAATCCGGTGGTATTACCCAGCATATCGGTGCCTACCACGTCGAAACCGACAACGGCATGATCACCTTCCTGGATACACCGGGACACGCGGCCTTTACCGCCATGCGTGCCCGTGGTGCCAAGCTGACTGACATCGTTATCCTGGTTGTGGCCGCCGATGACGGCGTCATGCCGCAGACCGAAGAGGCTGTACAGCACGCGAAAGCGGCTGGCGTGCCGCTGGTTGTGGCCGTGAACAAGGTCGACAAGGAAGATGCCGATCCGGATCGCGTCAAGAACGAACTGGCTCAGCGCGATGTTATCCCTGAAGAGTGGGGCGGCGAAGTCCAGTTCGTCAGCGTATCTGCCAAGACGGGCGAGGGCATCGACAAGCTGCTTGAAGCCATCCTGCTGCAGGCTGAAGTACTGGAACTGAATGCCGTACCCGAAGCACCGGCTCAGGGTGTTGTGGTCGAGTCCCGCCTGGACAAGGGCCGCGGTTCGGTCTCCACCGTGCTGGTTCAGAACGGTACCCTGCGCAAGGGCGATATCGTGCTGGCGGGTCTGCATTACGGCCGTATCCGTGCGATGCGCGACGAAAGCGGCAAGGACATTGAAGAAGCCGGTCCGTCCATTCCGGTGGAAATCCTCGGTCTTGACGGCACCCCGGGTGCCGGTGACGACTTTGCCTCCGTCAGCAGCGAGAAGAAAGCGCGTGAAGTTGCACTGTTCCGTCAGGGCAAGTACCGCGAGATCAAGCTGGCGCGTCAGCAGGCTTCCAAGCTGGAAAACCTGTTTGCCAACATGCAGGCCGGCGATGTGAAGTCGCTGAATATCGTCCTCAAGGCGGACGTGCGCGGATCCCTCGAAGCCCTGACTCAGGCGCTGGAAGATCTGTCCACCGACGAAGTGAAGGTCAATATCGTCGCCGGCGGTGTCGGTGGTATCTCCGAGACCGAGGCAAACCTTGCCGTGGCTTCGAGTGCGCTGATCATCGGCTTCAACGTGCGTGCTGACAACCAGGCCAAGGCCATCGTCGAACGTGAAGGTCTGGAACTGCGCTACTACAGCGTGATCTACGACATCATCGATGACGTGAAGCAGGCCATGACCGGTCTGCTGTCGCCGGAGTTCCGCGAGCAGATCGTGGGTATCGCCGAAGTCCGCGATGTCTTCCGCTCGCCCAAGCTCGGCCTGGTGGCAGGCTGTATGGTGACCGAGGGTACCGTGCACCGCAACAAGCGTATCCGCGTACTGCGCGACAATGTCGTGGTTTACGAGGGCGAGCTCGAGTCGCTGCGTCGCTTCAAGGATGCCGTGCAGGATGTCCGTCAGGGCATGGAATGCGGTATCGGCGTCAAGAACTACAATGACGTCAAGGTCGGTGACCAGATCGAAGTCTTCGACACCATTGAAGTACAGCGGACACTCTAAACGCCATGGCACGAGAATTTACTCGAACTCAGCGGGTCGCGGACCAGATCCAGAAGGATCTGGCCCAGCTGATCCAGCGACAGATCAAGGATCCGCGCGTCGGCATGGTGACCGTCAGCTATGTGAAGGTGGCCAAGGACCTCGGTTACGCCGACGTCTATGTCACTGTCATGGCTTTCGGTGAACAGACCGATGAAGACCAGACGGTAAAGGAATCGCTGTCTGTGCTTAACAAGGCAGCGGGCTTCCTGCGTCACGAGCTGGCGCGCGGCATCAAGCTGCGCGTCATGCCGCAACTGCGGTTCCACTTTGATGAATCCGTCGACCGTGGTCGCCGTCTGCACAGCCTGATTACCCAGGTGAACCAGCCGGAACCCGGTGCCGAACCTGCCGATGATTCGGCGGACAAAGCGGACGAGGAATAAGGCATGACCGAGGGCAGAAAACGCCGCGGTCGGGCGCTGGACGGCATCCTATTGCTCGACAAGCCCGCCGGGATTACCTCCAATGGCGTACTGCAGCGGGTCAAGCGTCTGTATGGCGCGGCCAAGGCCGGCCATACCGGTGCGCTGGACCCTCTGGCGACCGGCATGCTGCCGATCGCTTTCGGTGAAGCCACCAAGTTTTCCCAGTTCCTGCTGGATGCCGACAAGCGCTACCTGACCACCGCCAAGCTGGGTATCCGCACGGATTCCAGCGACGCCGATGGCGAGGTGGTGGAAACCCGTCCGGTACCGGCACTGGACAAGGCCCATATTCTTGGGTTGCTGGAACAGCACTTCTCGGGGGAAATCGAGCAGGTGCCGTCCATGTTCTCGGCGCTCAAGCACAACGGTCAGCCGCTCTACAAGCTGGCTCGCAAGGGCATCCAGGTTGAAGTCAAACCGCGGCGCGTCACCATCTTTCACTGTCGTCTGACCGCCCTGCGCGAAGACGAAATCGAGCTGGATATTCGGTGCTCCAAAGGCACCTATATTCGCTCGATCGTGGAAGATCTGGGGCTTTTGCTCGGCTGCGGTGCTCATGTGCAGCAGCTGCGCCGCCTTGATGCCGGACCCTACAAGGCCGAGCAGATGATTACGCTCGATGCCCTGCAGGACATGGCCGCTGAACTGCCGCAGGATGGCGGGGAAAAGGGCATACAAGCGAGGCTTGATACGCTATTATTGCCGGTCACCAGCGCCCTGGAGGATATCCCTTCCCTGACGCTGGACGGCGCCCAGACGCAACGCATCCTGATGGGGCAGCGTCTGGCCTTGCCGGAGCAGGCTCCGGCAGAGCTGATTAAACTGATTGCAGGCGAGACCGGAGTCTTTCTGGGAATCGCCGAAATATCGGATGACCGCGTTCTGCGCCCCCGCCGCTTGCTGGCGACGGGCTGAAACGGTTATCGATAGCCCGGGTTGTCGCTCCCTGAGTGGCGGGCAAGATGATTGGCGTTGTACTGATAATATGCTCGGTGCATCGTTTCTTCCTAACAGGCGGCATTAGCCGCACGCATATTAATATTGGAGCTGGACACAATGGCATTAGCTGTAGAGAAAAAAGCAGAGATCGTTAAAGACTTCGCCCGCGCTGAAGGCGATACAGGTTCCCCTGAAGTTCAGGTTGCCCTGCTGTCTTTCAACATCCAGGGTCTGCAGGATCACTTCAAGGCACACAAGCACGATCACCACTCCCGTCGTGGTCTGATTCGCATGGTAAACCAGCGTCGCAAGCTGCTGGACTACCTGAAGAAGAAAGATGCTGATCGTTACCTGAAGCTGATCGCGCGCCTCGGTCTGCGCCGCTAAGTTGATGTTGCTGAGGCCATACAATGTATGGCCTCAGTTTTATCCGGGTAAGAGTATTTATCCGGATAAGCATTACCGGGGGACTCTTCGGTAAGCAAGGATGCAGGCAGCCGCTTTCGGTGGCTGTGACAAAGGCCCTGATATCATTCCAGACTGTTCATCCCGCCCGTACTCAATTGCGCTTTGGAGCAGAGTGCAACTGAGTACTGGCTTTTAACGAAGGACTGAATGCGACGGTGTGGTACAGGGGACGATTCTTCGAATACATGAGGTAATCTATGTTTCAGGTAACAACCAAGACATTCGAATTCGGTGGCCAGCAGGTCACGCTGGAAACCGGCCGCGTAGCGCGCCAGGCGACCGGTGCCGTTATGGTCACCATGGGTGGCGTACAGGTTCTGTGCACCGTTGTTGGCGCCAAGAGCCAGCGCGAAGGCCAGGACTTCTTCCCGCTGTCCGTGCACTACCAGGAAAAATACTACGCTGTTGGCCGTATTCCCGGTGGTTTCTTCAAGCGTGAAGCGCGTCCGACCGAGAAAGAAACCCTGACCTCGCGTCTGATCGACCGTCCGATCCGCCCGCTGTTCCCCAAGGGCTACATGAACGAAGTACAGGTGATCTGTACCGTCATGTCCGCTGACAAGATCAACGATCCTGATATCGCTGCGATGATCGGCACCTCTGCCGCGCTGGCCATTTCCGGTCTGCCGTTCCAGGGCCCGATCGGTGGCGCCCGTGTCGGCTTCACCGAAGCGGCCGGTTACATCCTGAACCCGAACTACGAACAGCTGGCTACCTCCGAGCTGGACATGGTTGTGGCCGGTACTGCGGATGCGGTACTGATGGTTGAGTCCCAGGCGCAGGAACTGTCCGAAGACGAAATGCTGGGTGCGGTACTGTTCGCACACCAGGAAATGCAGGTTGCCATCAGCGCCATCAACGAACTGGTTGCCGAAGCCGGCAAGCCGAAGTGGGACTGGCAGGCACCGCAGAAAGACGAAGCCCTGATCGCCCAGGTGCGTGGCCTGGTTGGCGAAGGCATTGCCGCCGCCTACCAGGTTGCCGACAAGGTTCAGCGCCAGAACGCCCTGGGCGACCTGCGCAACCAGGCCGTTGAAGCCCTGGCCGGTACCGAAGAAGGTCAGCCGAATGCCCGTGCCATCGGTGGCATCTTCAGCTCGCTGGAAAAGGAAATCGTGCGTAACCGCATTATTGAAAGCCAGCCGCGTATCGACGGTCGTGACAACAAGACCGTGCGTGCGATCGACGTACAGATCAACACCCTGCAGGGCGCACACGGTTCATCCCTGTTCACCCGCGGTGAAACCCAGGCCATGGTTACCTGTACCCTGGGTACCAGCCGCGATCAGCAGATGATCGATGCCATCGAAGGCGAACGCAAAGACCCCTTCATGCTGCACTACAACTTCCCCCCGTACTCCGTGGGTGAAGCCGGTCGCATGATGGGCGCAGGCCGTCGTGAAATCGGTCATGGTCGTCTGGCACGTCGCGGTGTTGCTGCCGTACTGCCGACCCAGGACGAATTCCCGTACACCATCCGTATCGTGTCCGAGATCACCGAATCCAACGGTTCCAGCTCCATGGCGTCTGTCTGTGGCGCGTCCCTGTCCATGATGGATGCGGGCGTACCGCTGAAAGCGCCGGTTGCCGGTATCGCCATGGGTCTGGTCAAGGAAGGCGATCGCTTTGCCGTTCTGACCGACATCCTGGGTGACGAAGATCACCTGGGCGACATGGACTTCAAGGTGGCCGGTACCGATGCAGGCGTTACCGCGCTGCAGATGGATATCAAGATCACCGGTATCAACGAAGAGATCATGGAAATCGCCCTGGAGCAGGCCTGCGAAGCGCGCAAGCACATCCTCGGCGAGATGGCCAAGGTCATCGGTTATGCCCGTCCGGAACTGCCGGACAACGCACCGGCCATGACGCAGCTGAAGATCAACCCGGAGAAAATCCGTGACCTGATCGGCAAGGGCGGCGCCACCATCCGTGCGCTGACCGAAGAAACCGGCGCCATGATCGACATCGACGACAACGGCACCGTGCGCATCTACGCCGACAACAAGACCGCAGCGAAAGCCGCGATCGAACGCGTCCAGGCGATTACCGCCGAAGCTGAAGTGGGCAAGATCTACGAAGGCAAGGTAGTGCGTATCGAAGACTTCGGTGCCTTCATCAACATCCTGCCAGGCAAGGATGGCCTGGTGCACATCTCTCAGATCGCTGACAAGCGCGTCGAGAAAGTCACCGATTACGTGAACATGGACGATGTCGTCAAGGTCAAGGTCCTGGACGTCGACGTGCGTGGCCGCATCAAGCTGTC
Proteins encoded:
- the tpiA gene encoding triose-phosphate isomerase — protein: MRKSIVAGNWKMNGNLAANAELVTGLLSTQSGNDNIDVLVCPPAVYIPQVAALLQGTRVALGAQNASAFEKGAYTGDISLSMLAEFDVQYVILGHSECRALFGEDDSQVASKFLAAVAAGVTPIVCIGETLEERQAGQTLDVVARQLRAVLDVADTVALAGTVIAYEPVWAIGTGLTATPEQAQEVHQALRALIAEYDAAAALKVRILYGGSVTADSAAQLFAQPDIDGGLVGGASLKAKDFLAICSAAAGASANG
- the nusA gene encoding transcription termination factor NusA encodes the protein MNKEILLVAEAVSNEKDVPKQVIFEAIELALATATKKRYDEEAEIRVEIDRVTGDYDTFRRWLVVSNEGVAALGTELTLQEAHELDTNLQPGDTYEEAVESVKFGRIAAQTAKQVIVQKVREAERAKVVAMYEDRVGELISGSVKKVTRDNVIVDLGNNAEALLPREFLIGRETFRMGDRVRAILNEVRAEGRGPQLVLSRSCSAMLIELFRIEVPEIAEEVIEIRAAARDPGSRAKIAVKTNDGRIDPVGACVGMRGARVQAVSNELNGERVDIILWDDNPAQLVINAMSPADVASIVIDEETHSMDVAVAQEILAMAIGRGGQNVRLASELTGWTLNVMTEEAAAEKQESELGSIMEIFTRHLDVDEDMAEVLVAEGFTSLEEVAYVPVDEMLEIDGFDEDTVEELRSRAKDALLNLAIASEEVLENAEPAADLLEMEGMDRHTAFLLAAKGVITMEDLAEQAVEDLLDVEGIDEEKAAVLIMTARAPWFADDESGSTD
- the infB gene encoding translation initiation factor IF-2, with the translated sequence MAEVTVQQLADVVGVSVERLLKQMQDAGIKGKADGSKVSEGERQDLLTYLKRSHGENAESGEPKKITLKRKTTSQLKVSGASGKKKTINIEVRKKRTYVKRADAEGEAAPAEPVAEQPVSAAVEQAAAPAPAAAPVAAKPETAPSAAAAIDTKSVKAVEGEEQLAPPASKADPREEALRKEKKKQQQLARRTTTDDKKPSRGAKSARGTGRGFGGDDRDGRRGGKLSRGPGKGRARGGKPNVHGFKEPQAPQVHEVQLPESLTVAELAKKMSVKAAEVIKVMFKMGAMATINQVIDQDTATLIVEEMGHVAKPMQENAVESALMETIQQQQGETQGRAPVVTVMGHVDHGKTSLLDYIRTTKVAAGESGGITQHIGAYHVETDNGMITFLDTPGHAAFTAMRARGAKLTDIVILVVAADDGVMPQTEEAVQHAKAAGVPLVVAVNKVDKEDADPDRVKNELAQRDVIPEEWGGEVQFVSVSAKTGEGIDKLLEAILLQAEVLELNAVPEAPAQGVVVESRLDKGRGSVSTVLVQNGTLRKGDIVLAGLHYGRIRAMRDESGKDIEEAGPSIPVEILGLDGTPGAGDDFASVSSEKKAREVALFRQGKYREIKLARQQASKLENLFANMQAGDVKSLNIVLKADVRGSLEALTQALEDLSTDEVKVNIVAGGVGGISETEANLAVASSALIIGFNVRADNQAKAIVEREGLELRYYSVIYDIIDDVKQAMTGLLSPEFREQIVGIAEVRDVFRSPKLGLVAGCMVTEGTVHRNKRIRVLRDNVVVYEGELESLRRFKDAVQDVRQGMECGIGVKNYNDVKVGDQIEVFDTIEVQRTL
- the rpsO gene encoding 30S ribosomal protein S15, whose translation is MALAVEKKAEIVKDFARAEGDTGSPEVQVALLSFNIQGLQDHFKAHKHDHHSRRGLIRMVNQRRKLLDYLKKKDADRYLKLIARLGLRR
- the rimP gene encoding ribosome maturation factor RimP; amino-acid sequence: MSAKLKLLHELIEPGVASLGFELWGIEYLAHGVHSVLRVYIDAENGITVDDCAKVSHQISGVLDVEEPISGQYNLEVSSPGLDRPLFTLEQYVAFTGHKVEIRLRVPFEGRRKFKGLLNGVEGDEVLVIVDKEEYLLPIDSIDRANVVPQF
- the truB gene encoding tRNA pseudouridine(55) synthase TruB, giving the protein MTEGRKRRGRALDGILLLDKPAGITSNGVLQRVKRLYGAAKAGHTGALDPLATGMLPIAFGEATKFSQFLLDADKRYLTTAKLGIRTDSSDADGEVVETRPVPALDKAHILGLLEQHFSGEIEQVPSMFSALKHNGQPLYKLARKGIQVEVKPRRVTIFHCRLTALREDEIELDIRCSKGTYIRSIVEDLGLLLGCGAHVQQLRRLDAGPYKAEQMITLDALQDMAAELPQDGGEKGIQARLDTLLLPVTSALEDIPSLTLDGAQTQRILMGQRLALPEQAPAELIKLIAGETGVFLGIAEISDDRVLRPRRLLATG
- the pnp gene encoding polyribonucleotide nucleotidyltransferase, translated to MFQVTTKTFEFGGQQVTLETGRVARQATGAVMVTMGGVQVLCTVVGAKSQREGQDFFPLSVHYQEKYYAVGRIPGGFFKREARPTEKETLTSRLIDRPIRPLFPKGYMNEVQVICTVMSADKINDPDIAAMIGTSAALAISGLPFQGPIGGARVGFTEAAGYILNPNYEQLATSELDMVVAGTADAVLMVESQAQELSEDEMLGAVLFAHQEMQVAISAINELVAEAGKPKWDWQAPQKDEALIAQVRGLVGEGIAAAYQVADKVQRQNALGDLRNQAVEALAGTEEGQPNARAIGGIFSSLEKEIVRNRIIESQPRIDGRDNKTVRAIDVQINTLQGAHGSSLFTRGETQAMVTCTLGTSRDQQMIDAIEGERKDPFMLHYNFPPYSVGEAGRMMGAGRREIGHGRLARRGVAAVLPTQDEFPYTIRIVSEITESNGSSSMASVCGASLSMMDAGVPLKAPVAGIAMGLVKEGDRFAVLTDILGDEDHLGDMDFKVAGTDAGVTALQMDIKITGINEEIMEIALEQACEARKHILGEMAKVIGYARPELPDNAPAMTQLKINPEKIRDLIGKGGATIRALTEETGAMIDIDDNGTVRIYADNKTAAKAAIERVQAITAEAEVGKIYEGKVVRIEDFGAFINILPGKDGLVHISQIADKRVEKVTDYVNMDDVVKVKVLDVDVRGRIKLSMRDMVADESAS
- the rbfA gene encoding 30S ribosome-binding factor RbfA, which encodes MAREFTRTQRVADQIQKDLAQLIQRQIKDPRVGMVTVSYVKVAKDLGYADVYVTVMAFGEQTDEDQTVKESLSVLNKAAGFLRHELARGIKLRVMPQLRFHFDESVDRGRRLHSLITQVNQPEPGAEPADDSADKADEE
- the secG gene encoding preprotein translocase subunit SecG, which codes for METLVLVAHVLLAAAIIALVLLQQGKGAEAGAAFGGGASQTVFGSQGNSSFLGRMTAVMAVGLFVTSFVLAVFAKDKAETVGDAGIPAPAVIESSAVEPQLPVLESAPEPAADADVPSAE